From a single Lactococcus allomyrinae genomic region:
- a CDS encoding DNA topoisomerase: MSIFVLSEKNTQQAKKYAQALFGHTRRNKEGFYEGVWAGNSMVIGYLGGHLYEQYSPADYTDRWNAREAKPRQLIEMQPLVPEKWKIKEKKGKVGKQSIHDLLQKIKRAGDNVTEIYLATDPDREGTLLGREVLIELGLMDKVTSRVYAHDTAESQIRKAFSQAKPIATDELLYVAGLERQRVDWLGGIASFALMKSENALKGHLGKGTGSIGRVKSGVAIFIEQVNQKNDNWDEEAPENNKYGIKMTTSDGLVLKSARQAPLEAQIIGWIKRHSTITTVDIKAEDKKRSVNAPMLLQLSSIMTWAKKNKIKKEIMPFLNNLALKGYITYPRTEINVISKSFRDENLAPRAEEVKNLLEVKLPLPNRLIFDKPWINNKKVDNAGHMANTYGDNVPSKTELESLEKEEQQLYRIIGLRSLAPMMPKGIDSVRQYSSQVDDMPFAASSSSILIKGWRELPELYSNKNQSKKSDEETTFVDGGLKNVNFEVERIKRHPPVRITPANIIELMGKYGLGTSGTRENIIKEMTSFGQIKNNGKYYEVTEVGKALVYNQPLYTFESTKELGKLLLDIQGLGDSETPIPAGTAINKLARDISTWRDAILPKINDTFTYFDPNIEKYKAVERMEVKTKSGKTLKFKKEFFGHTFSEEECEALSQGKEITFKGNNGKPVTGMLKHQTFSGNKFIGFMPNWDSEKYKKAKSVR, encoded by the coding sequence ATGAGTATTTTTGTGCTAAGCGAAAAAAACACCCAACAAGCTAAAAAATATGCACAAGCTCTCTTTGGACATACCAGGCGTAACAAGGAGGGTTTCTACGAGGGAGTGTGGGCTGGGAATTCAATGGTTATAGGGTATCTCGGCGGTCACTTATATGAACAATATTCACCTGCTGACTATACGGATAGGTGGAATGCGCGTGAAGCAAAACCTCGACAGTTAATTGAAATGCAACCACTTGTTCCAGAAAAATGGAAAATCAAAGAAAAGAAGGGAAAAGTTGGCAAGCAGTCTATTCACGACCTTCTTCAAAAGATTAAACGCGCAGGAGACAATGTGACAGAAATTTATTTAGCGACTGACCCTGACCGTGAGGGGACACTACTTGGGCGTGAGGTTTTAATTGAATTAGGATTGATGGATAAAGTGACGTCTCGCGTTTATGCTCATGATACGGCAGAGTCCCAAATTAGAAAAGCTTTCAGTCAGGCAAAGCCGATAGCAACGGATGAATTACTCTATGTTGCAGGTTTGGAAAGACAACGTGTAGATTGGCTTGGTGGAATTGCTTCTTTTGCCTTAATGAAGTCAGAAAATGCACTGAAAGGGCATCTTGGAAAAGGAACAGGTTCAATAGGACGTGTTAAATCTGGTGTTGCTATTTTTATAGAACAGGTCAATCAAAAAAACGATAATTGGGACGAGGAAGCACCTGAAAATAATAAGTATGGTATAAAAATGACGACTTCTGATGGACTTGTTTTGAAATCTGCTCGACAGGCACCGCTAGAAGCACAAATTATTGGTTGGATAAAACGACATTCAACAATAACAACCGTTGATATAAAAGCAGAGGATAAAAAGCGTTCAGTGAATGCTCCAATGTTATTACAGCTCTCTAGTATTATGACTTGGGCGAAAAAAAATAAAATAAAAAAAGAGATTATGCCTTTTTTGAATAATTTGGCTCTTAAAGGCTATATTACTTATCCTCGTACAGAAATAAATGTCATTTCAAAATCTTTTCGTGACGAAAATCTTGCACCACGCGCAGAAGAAGTTAAAAATCTTCTTGAAGTGAAGCTTCCTTTACCTAATCGTTTGATTTTTGATAAGCCTTGGATAAACAATAAAAAAGTAGATAACGCTGGACACATGGCAAATACCTATGGAGATAATGTGCCCAGTAAGACGGAACTTGAAAGTTTAGAAAAAGAGGAACAACAACTTTACCGGATTATAGGATTGCGCTCTCTTGCGCCGATGATGCCTAAAGGAATTGATAGCGTTCGCCAATATAGCAGTCAAGTTGATGATATGCCCTTTGCTGCAAGCAGTTCATCTATTCTAATAAAAGGCTGGCGAGAATTGCCTGAGCTTTATTCTAATAAAAATCAGTCAAAGAAATCAGATGAGGAAACGACTTTTGTGGATGGCGGTTTGAAAAATGTCAATTTTGAAGTGGAACGTATAAAACGTCATCCTCCAGTCCGTATTACTCCTGCAAATATCATAGAACTGATGGGAAAATATGGTTTGGGAACATCAGGAACCCGAGAAAATATTATTAAAGAGATGACTTCTTTTGGACAAATCAAAAACAATGGAAAATATTATGAAGTAACGGAAGTAGGAAAAGCTTTGGTGTATAATCAGCCACTTTATACCTTTGAGTCCACAAAAGAGCTTGGTAAACTTCTCTTAGATATTCAGGGATTAGGAGACTCAGAAACACCAATTCCAGCAGGAACGGCTATCAATAAACTTGCAAGGGATATTTCAACTTGGCGAGATGCGATATTGCCAAAAATAAATGACACGTTTACTTATTTTGACCCCAATATTGAAAAATACAAAGCAGTAGAACGTATGGAAGTGAAAACAAAGTCAGGTAAAACGTTGAAGTTTAAAAAAGAGTTTTTTGGACATACTTTTAGTGAAGAAGAATGTGAAGCGCTTAGTCAAGGGAAAGAAATTACTTTTAAAGGAAATAATGGGAAGCCTGTCACTGGTATGCTAAAGCATCAAACTTTTAGTGGGAATAAATTTATAGGCTTTATGCCGAATTGGGACAGTGAAAAATATAAAAAAGCAAAAAGCGTGAGATAG